In uncultured Methanobacterium sp., a genomic segment contains:
- a CDS encoding carbon-nitrogen hydrolase family protein, whose protein sequence is MKDDFRVALCQMRVVADKSENIARAISMIHDASTNSDLVILPEMWNCPYQTSLFPEYAEERGNSPTLDAISKAAKDDGVYIVAGSIPEKHGGNIYNSCFIFNPQGEIIGTHRKVHLFDIDVPGEISFKESETLTAGNQITVVNTPLCKIGICICYDMRFPELLRLMSLEGADLIVVPGAFNLTTGPAHWKPLIQVRAVDNQVFMAAASPARDPDATYVAYGHSMVCDPWGTVLKEAGTGEEIIYTTINLEMIPKIRQELPLLLNRRTDLYQLRKK, encoded by the coding sequence ATGAAAGATGATTTTCGAGTGGCACTGTGCCAGATGAGGGTGGTGGCAGATAAAAGTGAGAACATTGCCCGTGCAATATCCATGATACATGATGCTTCCACTAACTCTGATTTGGTGATATTGCCTGAAATGTGGAATTGTCCTTATCAAACTTCACTCTTCCCAGAATATGCTGAGGAGAGGGGAAACAGTCCCACCTTAGATGCCATTTCTAAAGCTGCGAAGGATGATGGGGTTTATATTGTAGCAGGTTCCATCCCTGAAAAACATGGGGGTAATATTTACAATTCCTGTTTCATTTTCAATCCCCAGGGTGAAATTATAGGAACACACCGTAAAGTTCATCTTTTTGATATTGACGTACCAGGAGAAATCAGTTTCAAGGAATCAGAAACCCTCACTGCAGGTAACCAGATCACAGTAGTGAACACACCACTTTGCAAAATAGGAATATGTATCTGTTATGATATGCGTTTTCCCGAATTATTACGGTTAATGTCCCTGGAAGGGGCTGATTTAATTGTTGTTCCAGGGGCATTCAACCTTACCACTGGACCTGCACACTGGAAACCATTAATTCAGGTGAGGGCAGTTGATAACCAGGTTTTCATGGCTGCAGCATCACCGGCCCGGGACCCTGATGCTACCTATGTGGCCTATGGACATTCCATGGTTTGTGATCCTTGGGGAACAGTCCTAAAAGAAGCAGGAACAGGTGAGGAAATAATATATACCACAATTAACCTGGAAATGATTCCGAAAATTCGCCAGGAACTTCCGCTTCTTCTTAATAGGCGAACTGACCTGTATCAATTAAGGAAAAAATGA
- a CDS encoding HEAT repeat domain-containing protein: MSTNDHEQLLKDLSDEDPEKRKESAEKLGETGNPDVIEPLIKALEDDNPQVRFTSAKSLGKIGDPAIEPLVTILKNDEGNIRRYATLALKDIKSDSVVDHLVEALSDEDWSVRKFASKALGEIGNDAAVDPLIGMLTDEDWGVRVAAVKALGDIGDERGIDPIKKARRAATGDKEFKKACNKALKKIQK, encoded by the coding sequence ATGTCAACTAATGATCATGAACAATTATTAAAGGATTTATCAGATGAGGATCCTGAAAAAAGAAAAGAATCAGCAGAAAAGTTGGGTGAAACCGGAAATCCTGATGTTATTGAACCATTAATCAAAGCACTGGAAGATGATAATCCCCAGGTTAGATTTACCTCTGCCAAGTCACTGGGTAAAATAGGTGACCCTGCTATTGAGCCCCTGGTCACCATACTAAAAAATGATGAAGGAAACATTCGCAGATACGCCACTTTAGCCCTTAAGGATATTAAAAGTGATAGTGTAGTTGACCATTTAGTGGAAGCTCTCTCTGATGAGGATTGGAGTGTCCGTAAATTCGCCTCCAAAGCACTGGGTGAGATAGGTAATGACGCTGCAGTAGATCCGCTAATCGGAATGTTAACTGATGAAGACTGGGGTGTGAGGGTAGCTGCAGTTAAAGCACTGGGAGATATTGGGGATGAACGTGGTATTGACCCCATTAAAAAAGCCCGCCGTGCAGCAACTGGAGATAAAGAATTTAAAAAAGCATGCAATAAAGCCCTTAAAAAGATTCAGAAGTAA
- a CDS encoding PAS domain S-box protein: MTDNNASLKDLNQVKILKNEILKLKKEIAYKKGIFDISPNYIIIIGLDGEILEVNNSVSSLSFLVEDKRIPKLLSQLEIIPSKEYHKYTNSIDNIFNKKVNIPFESFFLDKEDEVRYIKVYVSPVTSQDEIIAISILATDITDLKLMENSLQESISLQKATMESVANGILVINNQGIITSYNQKFRDMWNIPQSMVNIGYESDLLDHVMGDVKDPLKFRSKIEQLYQNPNQTSTDIVEFEDGRVYQRYSQPQIVGNKVTGRVWSFIDLTNLKQAKESLRESVAYYKTIFEHSGTATLIVEEDSTISMANSETEKIVGYAPYELMGRKKWKDLVVPEYQTKMEEYQKLRYSNSADAPNNYEFRIIDKYGETKDIFANVCIIPGTKRTLASILDVTERNQAMAKITESENRYRTLAEAVEDFVFIINHNDQLEYINEYAARKWKLDPSEVLGKPRCELFPPETNELQGKYLQRVFQIKDTVRGENLLTMTPDSMWLDTILIPLKTPEGNVEKVLCVARDMTERKEYELLLSRQNEIHKAMGTILTEAILSETEEDLTKTCLSVSEEITHSEVGFICEINPDKELKSMVFSESLMGRFQLENIDMDIMLQNLKINEIWEQLKISKYPVSYNDLSTLDLDFLPLNHPFLNNIIIAPLLKNGEFMGLIGLANKGSDYDFSDIKALGSISTTIVEALLRKRAEENLKKALNDKEMLVREIHHRTKNNLMIMASLLNLTSADIEDEKAKEIFRQIQTRAKSMALIHEKLYRSDNFKKINFGDYIRHLARDLFNSFLTYPERVELVMELEDLNLDINTAIPLGLILNELLTNSMKYAFPNGEYGTITIKFFKKDENYVMMVDDDGIGLPSDLDVQKTDTLGLQLVKNLIGQIEGKMLVYRDDGTHVTITFNEDEYLS, encoded by the coding sequence ATGACAGACAACAATGCAAGTTTGAAAGACTTAAACCAGGTTAAAATACTAAAAAATGAAATATTAAAATTAAAAAAGGAAATTGCATATAAAAAAGGAATATTTGATATTTCTCCCAACTATATCATTATTATAGGATTGGATGGTGAAATATTAGAAGTTAACAACTCAGTTTCCAGCCTCAGTTTCCTTGTTGAAGATAAAAGAATCCCCAAACTACTTTCACAACTTGAAATTATACCCTCAAAAGAGTATCATAAATACACTAATTCTATTGATAATATTTTCAATAAAAAAGTAAATATACCCTTTGAATCATTTTTTTTGGATAAAGAAGACGAAGTTAGATATATTAAAGTATATGTTTCTCCCGTTACATCTCAGGATGAGATAATAGCCATTTCCATCCTTGCTACCGACATAACTGACCTCAAATTAATGGAAAATTCATTGCAGGAATCCATATCTCTTCAAAAAGCAACCATGGAATCAGTTGCCAATGGAATACTGGTCATCAATAACCAGGGAATAATAACCAGTTACAACCAGAAATTCCGGGACATGTGGAATATTCCTCAATCAATGGTTAATATAGGATACGAGTCAGACCTTCTGGATCACGTCATGGGTGATGTGAAAGATCCCTTAAAGTTTAGATCAAAAATCGAGCAACTCTATCAAAATCCTAACCAGACCAGCACGGATATTGTAGAATTTGAGGATGGTCGAGTTTACCAGCGCTATTCCCAACCACAAATAGTAGGAAATAAAGTAACTGGAAGAGTGTGGAGTTTTATCGATCTTACCAACCTCAAACAGGCCAAAGAATCACTACGGGAATCAGTTGCATACTATAAAACCATATTTGAACATAGCGGTACCGCCACCCTAATTGTTGAGGAGGATAGTACCATATCCATGGCTAACTCTGAAACAGAAAAAATTGTTGGCTATGCACCCTACGAATTAATGGGACGAAAAAAATGGAAAGACCTTGTGGTACCAGAATATCAGACAAAAATGGAAGAATATCAGAAGTTAAGGTACAGTAACTCAGCAGATGCTCCAAATAATTATGAATTCCGTATCATTGACAAATATGGTGAAACTAAGGACATTTTTGCCAATGTTTGTATCATACCCGGAACTAAAAGAACCCTTGCTTCTATTCTAGATGTTACTGAACGTAACCAGGCTATGGCAAAAATTACTGAAAGTGAAAACAGATACAGGACGCTTGCTGAGGCTGTGGAAGATTTTGTGTTTATCATAAACCACAATGACCAGTTGGAATATATCAATGAATATGCTGCACGCAAATGGAAGCTTGACCCTTCTGAAGTACTGGGTAAACCTCGATGTGAATTATTCCCTCCAGAAACTAATGAATTGCAGGGCAAATATCTTCAGAGGGTATTCCAGATTAAAGATACTGTCAGAGGCGAGAACCTACTTACCATGACCCCTGATTCAATGTGGCTGGATACTATCCTAATTCCCCTTAAAACTCCTGAGGGAAATGTTGAAAAGGTTCTTTGTGTTGCCAGGGATATGACTGAGAGGAAAGAATATGAACTGCTTTTAAGCCGGCAGAATGAAATCCACAAAGCAATGGGAACCATCTTAACCGAAGCCATATTATCGGAAACTGAAGAAGATCTTACAAAAACTTGCCTCAGTGTTAGTGAAGAGATCACCCACTCTGAAGTTGGTTTTATATGTGAAATTAACCCAGATAAAGAGTTAAAATCCATGGTATTCAGTGAATCATTAATGGGAAGATTTCAGTTGGAAAATATTGATATGGATATCATGCTTCAAAATCTTAAGATCAATGAAATCTGGGAGCAGTTAAAAATTAGTAAATATCCAGTTAGTTATAATGATCTCTCCACCCTTGATCTGGATTTTCTACCTTTAAATCATCCTTTCCTCAATAATATCATTATTGCTCCTCTTTTAAAGAATGGTGAATTCATGGGATTGATCGGATTGGCTAACAAAGGCTCGGACTACGATTTTTCAGATATTAAAGCCCTAGGAAGTATTTCCACCACCATTGTTGAAGCTTTGCTCAGAAAAAGGGCTGAAGAAAATTTGAAAAAGGCATTAAATGATAAGGAAATGCTGGTTCGGGAAATTCATCACCGTACTAAGAATAATCTGATGATCATGGCCAGCCTGCTCAACCTCACCTCAGCTGATATTGAAGATGAAAAGGCCAAAGAGATATTCAGACAAATTCAGACCAGGGCAAAATCCATGGCACTTATACACGAAAAACTGTACCGATCTGATAATTTTAAAAAGATTAACTTCGGAGATTACATCCGTCACCTGGCCCGGGATCTTTTTAATTCCTTTTTAACATACCCTGAAAGGGTGGAACTGGTAATGGAACTGGAAGATTTGAATCTGGATATCAACACTGCCATCCCATTGGGTTTAATATTGAATGAACTTTTAACCAACTCCATGAAATACGCATTTCCCAATGGAGAATATGGAACCATTACCATTAAATTTTTCAAAAAAGATGAAAATTATGTTATGATGGTGGATGATGATGGTATTGGACTTCCTTCAGATCTGGACGTACAAAAAACTGATACATTGGGACTGCAACTGGTTAAAAATCTTATAGGGCAGATCGAAGGAAAAATGCTAGTCTATCGAGATGACGGGACCCATGTAACCATAACCTTTAATGAAGATGAATATTTGTCTTGA
- a CDS encoding methanogen output domain 1-containing protein yields the protein MAGETILVVEDEGISAIEIQECLQSLGYHVPSTAKTGNEAIQEAFSIKPDLILMDITLKGDMDGIDAATIIKSFMDVPLIYLTALDDVETFNRIIDTKANAYLIKPIDEAELRNNIQLALKNHETRRKELEDQKNAGLKDVQIFMRSALPELVTNIPISERSVFLSRFMRLFEQNMKPLFHQYIKENSQEPYDNLSDDDKMKLYLSWISHLYENLGFKVLTRSKANLGTLTVKKCSWSPGRPKDVFLCLICQSIMQLTFSWTKLPGSVKEEATTGILQSVCKFDYDYQ from the coding sequence ATGGCTGGAGAGACAATTTTAGTAGTGGAAGATGAGGGGATCAGTGCCATTGAAATCCAGGAATGTCTACAATCCCTTGGATACCATGTACCCTCCACTGCCAAAACAGGGAATGAAGCAATACAGGAAGCATTCTCCATTAAACCTGATCTGATTCTTATGGATATTACCCTAAAGGGAGACATGGATGGGATAGATGCTGCTACCATTATCAAAAGCTTCATGGATGTTCCCTTAATATATTTAACTGCACTGGATGATGTTGAAACTTTCAACCGGATAATTGACACTAAAGCCAATGCTTATCTAATCAAGCCCATTGACGAAGCAGAATTACGTAATAATATTCAGTTAGCATTAAAAAATCACGAAACCAGGCGAAAAGAACTGGAAGATCAAAAGAATGCAGGGTTGAAAGATGTTCAGATATTCATGCGCAGTGCCCTGCCTGAACTAGTTACCAACATTCCTATTTCTGAGAGAAGTGTGTTCCTCTCCCGTTTCATGAGACTTTTTGAGCAGAATATGAAACCACTGTTCCACCAGTATATAAAAGAAAACAGCCAGGAACCATATGATAATTTGAGTGATGATGATAAAATGAAATTATATCTATCCTGGATAAGCCATTTATACGAAAATCTTGGTTTTAAAGTTTTAACACGTTCCAAGGCAAACTTAGGGACATTAACTGTTAAAAAATGTTCATGGTCACCAGGACGACCTAAAGATGTTTTTTTATGTCTCATCTGTCAGAGTATAATGCAGCTAACCTTTTCCTGGACTAAATTACCCGGATCAGTGAAGGAAGAGGCCACCACTGGTATTCTTCAATCGGTGTGTAAGTTTGATTATGATTACCAATAG